The Trichomycterus rosablanca isolate fTriRos1 chromosome 19, fTriRos1.hap1, whole genome shotgun sequence region TGCATAATCTGGCACGCCTGACAAATTTATTTAGTCCAACGCCACCTACCTACCTTGGTTATGTCCTTTAATTCACTTACCATGGCCAGTGGTAATACTTCCTGTAGTTATGGTCTGAAATTCACTCTGTAAGCACACATCCAATATTAATCTCCAAGATGATTAAAAATTACATATTGCTGATTTGCAATTCTTACAGAATGAATGATAGATCGTACCATCTCTGGAATATTAAAGTAAGACTGTATATTACTGACGTACTCCGGTCCTCTTGACTGAAGCAAATACTCGCATCTAAAGTAAAATTAGAAAAGTAAAAGGTTAAAaaacagtaaagaaaaaaatagaatattTCTATAGTAACTGAGTTTTACCGTGGAAACCACCTCGCATGTTCCTGCCATGGATCATCTCCAGGCTCCCAGTTTCTTAATCCACCATCACAGAAGAAACACTTCACACTGTCATCATGACCTAAAAGGATCATTATTAACAGAGAATAAATATCAGACATtgcataaatatttattagcTGATTAAAATGAAGGAATTAAATGAGACAATGATATAATATAGATCTTTAGGCTATATTATATCAttaactactactaatactaactgatgtagttttgcaagtggacttttttttcattcttgctTTATGCAAGACTTGTGCTGCCCAACAGTCCATAGTCATCGTCGTTGTCATAAGGTGCCAAGGTGTACTGGGGTTACTAACTAAATCAGAGAAATATTGCCATCCACTTTTTATTCCTCCTTCCTCCCGTTCACTTCCATTAACCCCCCACATAATCTACCACTGCTGCTCTGCAATTACACTtgcattttcttcaggaaatgcgatttattattattattactattgttattagtacTATTGTTATTCAAtagttcttcttattattatttttattattatttttattcagccCGTTTTACTTCTGCTTAACCAACAGTGTAAACACTTTTGGCCAAGGCATTTGACTATTTGTTTGTGAACGCAGTTGCTGGggagtgtaaatacttttgctcagacaggtgattgtgtttgtgtgtcagcACAGAGTTGGTGGGGGTAGGGTATGAATACTTTCGCTCAGgcaggtgactgtgtgtgcaagcatgttgttgttgttggggGGGGTATGAATGGTGTGCTTAGTCAGGTGACTGTGTTCATGCAAGCACACAGTTGATGACAGACAGGTAACTCTGCGGCTGGGGTGGTGCAGGAGGCAGAGGAGTTACAATCAGGAATTgcaaatgactaaattggaataataaaagaatatgCATATCACcgattaaatgtatatattcacAGAGGCAGATATGGCGGTTGATGCATAACAGCAGGATTCTGGGGGCTTTTGTTTGAGCTGCCTGTGGCTGCTCCAAATCATCCCTTAGTGTGAGTATGGGTGAGTATGTAATACCCTGCATGTTAAATGGATCAGTCatggtatattattgctttttacCCACTAGTTCTGGATTTAGTATGACTTTGACCACAGTTATATAGTTATTGTAGATTAATGTTTAAATTAAGGACTTCCATATGTGTAAATTACACCAGATGTTTTATATGCACTATTGGCCTACATGTGAGGTGATGTAAGAAAATAGAGAAAGAGcaagaaagagaaacaaaagaGAAACAACACCCATTCAAACAAAAGTAAaatgataaacaaaataaactatACATTGCCTACCCACACTACGGCTGCAAGTTTAGGCAGATAAAGAGATGCGGATGTTACAATTCCTTCAATTACAACTTAAAAAAAGTTTCTTGTTTAAGCTATTTGCACggtggggcggcacagtggctcagtgggtagcaatgtcgcctcacagcaagaaggtcctgggtctgattcccaggtgggccggtccgggtcctttctatgttaagtttgcatgttctccctgtgtctgcatgggtttcctctgggagctccagtttccttccacagtccaaagacatgctagtgaggtgaactagagatattaaattgtccatgactgtgtttgacattaaacttgtgaactaatgaatcttgtgtaacgagtaactacagattctgtcatgaatgtaaccaaagtgtgtaaaacataatgtaaaaataaataaattacctaataaataaataaattgctcTTAGAATAAACTGACCTAAAAGTGTATGTGATTCTTACACAATTGGTTATTTGTTCATGGGTCATTTATAAATGGTAGTTTTATATCAAATTTCATACACAGAACAAGTTTTCAAAATACTGTGTCCTGCCACCTGACTGACACTGAATACTCTTACAGATTGCATGGTTACCATTACAATACTTGCAAAAATTTCTGAAATGAATGTAATTGTGAATCTcaatgaatgaaaataaaatccAAACCTGTATAGAAGAAACCAGCTTGTGCCAGTGTGTCTGGTGGAGGGTTGGTATTTGTGGGCCAGTTGCTGAAGCTGTTGAGGCGCGCGCTCTCTGATCCCATCTCTGGATAAGCGGCCTGTTCGGTGCTCACCTGTTCGTCCGCAGCCATGCGCTGCAGCTGGCTTAACAGCTGGCCGTCCACTGAGTCTGTCTGACCAGGAGCGCTCGTAATGTTGCCATCGTCCCAGACCGAGGCGAGATTGCGATGCTCTGCGATCGGACTGTCTCCGTGTACCCACTACTTTAGCGTTACCCCACAGCAAAAACAGCGGGCCCTCGCCAACTCCGCTGGTTCCACTGGAGCGCCTCGCTGCCCGCTGTGGCAGATGCGTAGCCGTTCCTTCTCACCGTACATTTCCGTACTTTTGTTCCCCTCACCATTACATCCTTCCCGAAAACTATGCCGTTTTCTCTCCATTGTGTACTCTCCACATCTGACCCTAAGCCCCGGCTAGTCATGTGATATAAGAGCGGGTCGTGGCTGCCCCATTTACCTTTCTAGAACAGATAACACAAAGTGCATGGAGAGGAATAATACGCAATGCTTTCCATGTCCTGACACGCACAACAGTAGTTTGGAGTTGTTAAAGGACAATCACCACCCAATCAACAGAATTTATAATGACTGTATtatgtaatattatattatattataacacCAATTCCAGAAAGtgggaaaagtgggaaaaatgtagactataaaattagaatatagTCCTTACAGGTATTTAATTCAAAATATCTAAAAGAACACATAATTATGGTTTTACCTGATTACCTTCATTGATTTCTGGAAATACCTTATTTGCTGTCTGCAGCAAATTTCCAAAAACTTGGAACATCCAAACCAGATGTTGCTTTCCTTGTTGGGTATAAAATGATTATTAGCAAAAGGTTtagttgtttacaatcaaggATGAGTCAAATATGtataaaacaaaatgtgtaagcAAATAGTTCAGCAGTTTAATAACTATATTGTACAAGtacaattgcaaggaatttggGTATTTccccatctacagtccataacattattaaaagtgtGTAAGAAAAATGTGTAATATTAAAAGTTAAGATTTTTGATCCATCAGATGGCAATGCATAACAAACCAACATGCTTCTGTAATTAATGTACCCATACATGCACCAAAATACTTTGGAAAAGCCTTGATGGGAAATACATATGCATATGCACAAATACATAGGCGACAAAAATGcttaggagaacatgcaacataTTTAAGAACTGGGTAACACCAATGTCTAAATTTCCCCAGGCTTAAAACAAATGTGAATGTGAAAATATGTATatgaattttatttatgcattttctccctttttctcccaatttagcacagcCAATTAGTTTTCAGCTGGTGCAGATGCCAATCTTATTCACCCACACTTCTGTAATTTCTCGTGCGAGGCCAGTCTTCCGCACTGAGAGTCATATGCTGATCTCCGCATTCCTTCACTTCTTTACAGGCATCTAACTAGGGTCTTTATACATCTTTTTCactctggtcttttcccaccaggcagactagtggccagtttcgtctgctgcaggcactgccaattgtgtctgctagTTGGGTTATTCTACTGTCTGGTATGCTCATGATATTCTgtataaaaaatagtaaaaatagtttttaataattaacatttatcctgtcttttatacatttatacatacatacaaaacccACTTCTGAAAGAGTTGGGACATGCAAAAAATGACCTACATAGTCTATTTGGAATTCCTTCTATTTATGAGGAATCAAAGGGATTTCTCATGGCTGCTGCGCTACCCAAGCATGTTTTACCATTGCACTATTCAAGTGCCTGTTTGTGTATTTCAAACTGTGGCAAGGCATATATTATgacaaggatataaaacaatttCGAAGActaattttttctcatttttttcaGGACCACAGAGGCATCAATCATTTTAAACAGGAAAAGCTTGGCAGAACCTGGAAGTTTCTGAATCCTTGAAATTTTTACTTTTCCACCCTTTGtttgtacatacatacagacatgcaTAAATACACTTATTAAAATAGGACCActttaatactttgctttaattGAAATGCTGTGATAGTGGTCCAGAAATTTTGTGTTGCAACCAGCATTTTCCAAATCCGATGACTGAACATGCAGTAGAAGGTGCTGGACATTATCCTTCTGTTTATAAACAACTACTAAATAATTGTTGCACCTTGTATTGGAGCATTATATCCTGGAATTATTAGGAAAGAGACAAAACACCTACCTAACACTAATATGCTTTTCAAACAGCATGGATTAGACAACTGAAGTAGTTCTATAGTATCTGGAAACAGGACATTTCCAAAAGGTCCTTTAATTTTTGTATGTATCCTATAGTACATTCTAGTGTCATCTTTTCCACAGGTACACAATGCACACATGTCCGGCCTTTCACGTGATCTTGGAGGAGATAGGACAGATCTAATCAGTTGACTGTCCTCCATGTCGCAACTGCACATGGATCAAATTTTAGGTGCATTTAACTGTGGACAGGGGGACAGCCTGCAACTATTCAGCCCCATACACAAACGGGACTGCATAGTTGCACTATgtattgtgacacattcaccttatTAGCAGTATTTTAATTATCTTTAATTGTTACTTCTGTCGATCTATACTGAATGCAATATCCTTCATGTCCTCTAGGATCAATTAGTCTTGGTCGTGTTAAGTGACTTGTCCCTCCTTGGACTACTGTTGATGGGTAGTCATCATGGCTATCTGTGAGCACCTCTTTGCTGTTCTGATACTTCAGCCTAGTCATCTGGCCATAACTGGGCTCTTATAAAAGTGACTCAGGTGTTTATGCTGCCCATATCTGCtgaattcataaatgtattaacaacaacaacattgtTATTCACATTGTTATTCACATTGTGGCGGGTGCTCCCAAAGTTTTAGCTCATGGTAAAACACAAAATCACCCGAtaactacggtggccgagaagtgcaaaacaaatttacatttcagaaaacaaaattacaaaaaaacaaaaacaaatttacaacaaaagcaaaaacaaatttacaagtgctcgggtacccagtgtttgtaaatttgttttggcatatgtaaaagtgtttcagcacttgtaaatttattttcggcatatgtaattttgttttctaaaatgtatatttgttttgcacttcccggccgcacatttctgacggaaaaggcagggacaataaaccggaagtgcgtgttgcttacctgctgtcaatcaaactgtttctcggcgataaagtgaacggagtttgtgatggtgacgataaacaaggttttgtctagtttgtggaaatcattttatccagttgacccgctattgtttttcttgtggaaagttttgtgcagacgGTTAGACGTggtgtgtgcatctctatttaccgtccgctcttctaaacatctaaggaattcccacaagaacaacaaaagcgaaataatgaaaataattaacacaaaatggacaaaacattgtttattagggacggaacatttgataccgaggctttaaaacttgtttcacttttgtaacactggactcagtgtatcggagcttatattaaagcagcatgtgcgggactgatgaagctttgtgctgagttttatctcactcactatataagagacaatcaaaccagggttacccaccgtcctgtaacatacacaatccttctatatctggagactaaacgccgcgttcagtactgaactgatacaggacgctttgttctgtatttttatcaatgggagacggtgtggtgtataaaacagaaggaaactgctgcttaattcattatattaagtagtgttcacttttattcttagtaacgtgacataacctgtttaatacaccgctgtatgagtagcacagtgggcggagtgcgttgttttgcctaaaatatggttctcacttattataaagaatgaaaataataaattttaaacaccataaataaaacctttgttctcatgactgtgtaaggtcccccccctgctgctataaccagcgcacacacaccgttactaagaataaaagtgaacactacttaatataattccctcagtctcccattgataaaaatacagaacaaagcgtcctgtatcagttcagtactgaacgcggcgtttagtctccagatatagaaggattgtgtatgttacaggacggtgggtaaccctggtttgattgtctcttatatagtgagtgagataaaactcagcacaaagcttcatcagtcccgcacatgctgctttaatataagctccgatacactgagtccagtgttataaaagtgaaacaagttttaaagcctcggtatcaaatgttccgtccctaataaacaatgttttgtccattttgtgttaattattttcattatttcgcttttgttgttcttgtgggaattccttagatgtttagaagagcggagggtaaatagagatgcacacgccacgtctaaacatctgcacaaaactttccacaagaaaaacaatagcgggtcaactggataaaatgatttccacaaactagacaaaaccttgtttatcgtcaccatcacaaactccgttcactttatcgctgagaaacagtttgattgacagcaggtaagcaacacgcacttccggtttattgtccctgccttttccgtcagaaaatatacattttagaaaacaaaattacatatgccgaaaataaatttacaagtgctgaaacacttttacatatgccaaaacaaatttacaaacactgggtacccgagcacttgtaaatttgtttttgcttttgttgtaaatttgtttttgtttttttgtaattttgttttctaaaatgtaaatttgttttgcacttctcggccaccgtagatAACACCACATAACGGTAGTTTGTTTTACTGCACTTGTGTTAAACTACGAGTCCCACAAACGCTTACAGGAAATACGTCATATGTTGATGCCGAGGAATATGGCGGCATAGTAAACGCACTCATCTCGTAAgcttattattttgtaaataataaggtaagtgttatttaactgttttacaAAACAGTTGCGCACATCTGTGAAACTGCGGGTGTTTCTTGAATGTCAGTGTGGATGGTGTAAGTGTCCATGAGTTGGATGCATTCGAGTACTATATGTTGTAGCTAGCTAGCAATGCTACAATGGACTGAGCGTACTTTTTTCTTAGTGCTGTACGCAGCTGCTTATTTGCTTATTAAAGTTTGTTGTAAATTAACCGCATGAGATAAATTAACACAACTGCAAACTAAATATTATCTTGTTTTTTGCTTCACTGTTTAAACAATAATCCACGGGTATTTGTCGGTGAAATATAGAAGCATGCTGTACAACTGGGACAGTAGTCTAGTGGGTAAagatttgggctatcaactgaaaggatGATAGCCAtgcagccacagttgggcccttaagtaaggcccttaactctgttTGCCCCaagggcgccgtacaatggctgaccctgcgctctgactccagcttccacaacaagctgggatatgagaagaaagaatttcgttgtactgtacaccgatcaggcacaatattatgaccaccttcttaatattgtgttggtcccccttttgctgccaaaacagccctgacccatcgaggcatggagtctgacacctttctatcagaaccagcattaacttcttcagcaatctgttGAATCGGatcacacggaccagccttcgctccccacgtgcatgaATGAATTGAAATGAATTCCCAATTACAAAATTGTTTGTTAGCGAAACCCTAGCCCCTTACCTCCAAGAAGAGAGGATCTAGAGGTCCATTCATGTCAAGTTTAAACCAACGAAAAATCTCCCGAGACCTTCCATTATTTAAAAAGGTTCCAAAGGTTTCAGAGATCTTGTCTGTATCATTAAAAGTTGTGAATTCAACTAGCTTtgcatttatatatactgtaaattttGGATCTTAGCAGATTTAGATTGCACCACCAGCTATACCTCTGTTTGGAAAGGATATTGGGaaaaattttaaatgttgtaaGATATTAGTATGCTATGATGTTTTAGAATCACAGTTCTCAAGATCAAACCCAATGAGATCAATAGATTATGGAGTGTTGAACATGTGAGTAGTATACATAATCTTTGTTTGCAGGTTTCTTCTAGTTTTTATTAGTGTACTGAGTCTTTGTATCGCAATCGACCCGAACAGAAGTTTAGCTGCAAGTCTACCTAAGTACAGGTCTAAACAACAGTTAAAATTCCCAcctaaaattacatttatagcaGTGTCTGGAATCACATTGAAGACCTTGCGAAAAAAAAAGGTGGGATCATCAGAGTCTTGTGAGTGTATGTTATTAGGTTGCTGGAAACAAATTAATGGGTCTGGATATCATAACATATGTCTTTCTTGTCTCCATGCGAAATGGGATATTTTTTCTGAAAAGAATAGCTACAACTCTCAATTTTAAAGCAGAAGGGGAGGCATGAGAGGTTTGGCCTAAGTTCTAACTTTAGAGTGATGAATAGGCAAAATATGTGtttaatttttgttattatttacaaCGTATCTTTTACAGATGGCTGGTGACTCTTCtgaaaaaaaagacctggatgtCTCGGCAAGTAAGGAGCGTAAACGTAGTCGCTCACGTTCCCGGGACAGAGATCGCAAGGGTTCTCCCGGGAAAGAACGCAAGCGACATCGCTCACGTGAACGGAAACGCTCACGAAGCCGTTCCAAGTCTGCAGACAGGTTTTTGACCTTTATACAGTTTTTAAGAGAGGGTTCAGTAATTAgtacatttaaatgaataaattgttATATTAAGACAAATCATGGAGTTTAGAAATACTTTtcatttaatagatttattcaaCCACAATTTGTGTTTTGCTTTTCAGAGATCGCAgacaaaaagacaaagaaagagaaagagataaGGACAGAGACAGAAGCCGTAAGGATCGAGAAAGGGACAGGGACAAGGATGGCCACAGACGTGACAAAGATCAGAGTAAAAAATCCAGGTATAATGCATTTTTACAACAACCAGTATTAAATCTTTTGATATTCATATAGTAAAACTGGAAACTTCTAAGCACGTGCAAAAAGTGATGTTCTTGGCCTAATTTTTTCAGGAGCACTTCACCAAAATTGAAGGATGGGAAAATTAAGCGAGAAAAAGACAAGAATTTGGAGGAAGatgaagaaaagaagaaagagaAGGTACTAAACAATAAACCCTAAttataaagttgggacattgtgtaaaatgcagtaaagaatctgggatttgttaattctcttgaatttttatttaattgacagAAGTAGAATGAAAGGATTTCCAAGGATCAACttcattatattttgtaaatagaaacttGGCTTATTTTGGGGGGAAACGGGAAGTTGAGTTCTCTGTGCAAGAAATGAAAAAGGCCATCCAGACTGTAACCAGTGAAAGGTGCAGCATCTGACATGGCATGGGTGCTTGCAAATGTGTAAAGGCAGCATTGACGCGGAGGCATATATTGGgatctttctacttttatcagttaaatagagattttagagaaaaaaaaaaatcatatattcttatttttatttcgttttgtgtcccaacttttctggaaatgttttttttttttaattgaataaaCACTTTATTTGAAACTTTCTGCTGTTCTGttccctattattattattattattattattattattattattattattaataatattattaatgttgttgttcACAGGTCCAGCCACTTTCTTTGGAGGAGCTTCTGGCTAAGAAAAAAGCAGAGGAGGAggcagaagctaaggtaagaaATACAACTTTTATTATTTCCTAATGATCTGCTACAAATACTAATAATTTTTAGCCCTTTAAACCAAGTCATTATTCGTTATACAGTTTATTGAGTGTGTGGTAAGTGCTAACAAATGGTGTAAATAAGACAATCTGTTTGATTTTCTCTAGCCCAAGTTTTTGTCTAAAGCTGAGAGAGAGGCAGAGGCTATAAAACGGCGGGAACTGCAAGCAGAAGAACGCCGGCGACAGATTGATGAGGAGAGAAGAAAGCGTAGGGTGTTCCAGGATATTGGAAGAAAAATGTTAGGTGAGCACTGGAAAATGCTGTTTTAGTTTTGGGACTTTCGGGCCCTGATAAAAGTAAGGAGATTTGTCTTAGGAAGAATATGCGGCATAAAATAGTGTACCAGAATGATTTGCGGTGGTGACCCCCAAATATATGGGAAtagctgaaagaaaaaaaaatttgccAGAaccggctttttttttttttttttttttacatgggtgttaaacctatttaaaaaaaaataggtgaacatttaagaaatgtttgtgtttttctctgtgttacattttatataagGATCTAATGTGGAAGATGACAAATACTTTTCACAGCTGTATAATACAGTTGGccaacaatacatttacatttgcaataTGTACAAAACCCTGGTATGTCTAAAAGGTTTGCAACATTGATGATAAATGTGGATGCAAGCTGTTACTCTTGACTGTTTGGTGAGTTTTTTGAGTACTGTAAATATGCACAGTAAGTGGTAATGCTTATTGGTGCATTTGTGGTGACAAGTTTAATGTAATGTTTCTGCATGGCACAGAGGATCCTCAAGAGAGAGAGCGGCGTGAACGCAGGGAACGGATGGAGAGGGAGAACAATGGAAATGAAGATGATGAGGGACGACTGAAGATAAGGGA contains the following coding sequences:
- the birc7 gene encoding LOW QUALITY PROTEIN: baculoviral IAP repeat-containing protein 7 (The sequence of the model RefSeq protein was modified relative to this genomic sequence to represent the inferred CDS: substituted 1 base at 1 genomic stop codon), giving the protein MYGEKERLRICHSGQRGAPVEPAELARARCFCCGVTLKXWVHGDSPIAEHRNLASVWDDGNITSAPGQTDSVDGQLLSQLQRMAADEQVSTEQAAYPEMGSESARLNSFSNWPTNTNPPPDTLAQAGFFYTGHDDSVKCFFCDGGLRNWEPGDDPWQEHARWFPRCEYLLQSRGPEYVSNIQSYFNIPEMSDSLIPAQHTLTLHHHVSPVVRQDNSANEMKTVATAEEKVPGNLNPEEQLRQLQEERTCKVCMDKVVSMLFIPCGHLVVCSECAASLHHCPICRAVICSSVHAFMS